The DNA sequence GAAGCAGGCGTCCTCACGCCGCAGGCGCAACATCTGGCTGCTGCGGCTGGCGATCGTCGTCGTCTGGCTGGGCAGCTGGGAGCTGACCGCGACGTACTGGATCGACCCGTTCTTCTACTCGAAGCCGTCGAACATCTGGCAGCGGCTGGTCGAGTGGTTCAGCACGGGGACCGACTTCGGTTCGATCTGGTACAACATCTTCACCACCGTCGAGGAAGCCGTGCTGGGCTTCGTCATCGGCGCGATCGCCGGGGTCGTGCTCGGTGTCATCCTGGGCCGCAGTGAGTACTTCGCGCAGGTGCTCGCGCCGTTCATCAAGGCCGCCAACGCCCTGCCCCGCATCGTGCTCGCGGCGCTGTTCGTGATCTGGTTCGGCCTCGGGCTGTCGTCGAAGGTCGCGACCGTCGTCGTCCTGGTGTTCTTCGCGGTGTTCTTCAACGCCTTCACCGGCGCTCGTGAAGTGGATCGCAACCTGATCGACAACGCCCGCATCCTGGGCGCGACCCGCGGCCAGGTGCTGAAGTCGATCGTGCTGCCCAGTGCCACGTCGTGGATCCTGTCCTCGCTGCACGTCGCTTTCGGGTTC is a window from the Amycolatopsis sp. NBC_00355 genome containing:
- a CDS encoding ABC transporter permease is translated as MSLETPAAPSAAPLPVLETEQDIMARAKQASSRRRRNIWLLRLAIVVVWLGSWELTATYWIDPFFYSKPSNIWQRLVEWFSTGTDFGSIWYNIFTTVEEAVLGFVIGAIAGVVLGVILGRSEYFAQVLAPFIKAANALPRIVLAALFVIWFGLGLSSKVATVVVLVFFAVFFNAFTGAREVDRNLIDNARILGATRGQVLKSIVLPSATSWILSSLHVAFGFALIGAVVGEYTGAKAGMGFLISNAQGTFDTAGVYAGMLIITVVALLAEWGIGTLEGRLLRWRPNVSSAAQGI